Below is a genomic region from Muntiacus reevesi chromosome 19, mMunRee1.1, whole genome shotgun sequence.
TTATACCTCCAACAGTTGAGatataattttttaacatttttaattggaggataattgctttacaacactgctaatttctgccatacaacgtgAACCAGCCGTAAGTATACATTATCTCCCTCCGtcccgagcctccctcccactctcccaTCCCAcatctctaggtcatcacagagcactatgAGATATAATTAATGTGAGGTGTGTTTTATACCAGCATAAACCATATAAAATGGCTGGGTTTTATAGTCAGAAGCAAATATTACTAATTTCATATAGATCAACCTGTATCAAAGTTTGTgaataatttacttaaaaaaatactagCTAGAGCAGATCTAGCTTATCACCgtaatacttaatttttaattggaggataatggctttacaatgttatatcaCTGTAGTAAACTGACTGTTACAGCTGAATTCCAATCATCTTTCTTCAGTAGGAAAGGAGTGAAATTACAGCTGGAATATCAGGAACTGTACCTTCACCCTTAAGCACTTCTGAATTCTTCTGTTCTCAGAATTGTAATATTGACTTTGGTAGACTGGAAGATGCACCCCCGCCACCACAAATATTTTCATGCCATAATTTTCAGTGTTATGCCTGTTTACATTACATGGCAAAATGGactttgcagatggaattaaagtTATAGACCTTAAAATAGGGAAGTCAGCCAGATGTGCCCAATGTAATCAAATAAAAGAAGGGTCTAACATCAATAGGAAGACAGAAGTAGCAGGGGAGAGTCAAGGACTGAGAGGAACTTGACCATGGTTGGCTCTGAAGAGAAGGGGCTATGAgtcaaggaatgcaggcagcctctgGAATATGGGAATGGCTCTCGGCCAACAGCAACGAAATGGGACCATGATCCTTCAATTGCAAACAACTGAATTCTGTAAACAACTGAATGAACAAGGAAATggagtcccccatcccacctccagaAGAGAAGTTCTACaaataccttgattttagcccaggtGAGACCCATCTCAAACAGCTGACCTACAAAACTGTAAAAGACAATACACTTCTGTAGCTTAATACACATAAGCCATTAAATGTGGTAATTTGCAATGGCTGCAATAGAAACATATACTTACCTTAGTAAAACCTCCATTTTAAAGGACTCATCACAGAATGGTCCCTATAGTCCTtgaaaccatatttttaaaaactcaatatttGGTTCTTAATGATTCTAGTATCTTAAACTACATTATAACTGGAAATGTGCAGATagctaacaaaaataaaaattgtgaacAACTACAAAgtcaattattttatataaaaactgtataaaaaGTTCATGACTAGTTATTATTAGAAACATTTCATCTAGGAGTGATTTCTAAAGCAGTTTCTTGAGTATCCATAAAAACAGACCCTTCTGTCTCAAAAGAAGGGATATCAATAAGAGGACCAGAATCCTCTATTTCCAAGTTCGGTGGTTTCTCCTGTTCATAACCCAGGTTTGAATTATCTTTCATTTGAATCTCGTGCTCGTCCAACTCCAGAGATTTATCTGGGTCTGGGGCTACAGCTTCCTCCTCTTCATGCTGATGCAGAAAATTACAAATCATGTTGGGCCTATAGGAGAAATCATTCTCCTTGATTTGCAGCCATTCCACACCACCTAATAggggagggtgtgggtggggTGAGAAACCAAGAGATATGAAAAAGGAATTTTAGTTActtccaaatatttttcatttaaatgctcATATGAATATTTATCAATATAAAACCCCAACTTAAAGAAAGGAACAAGGTGCCTGAACCAACTGATAAACGTGTAATTTTCACCTTACATGGAGACCTTAGAAAGCCTGTAAGGTATGCATTATCAAAATCACTACTATTCTAAGCCCTTTTTCCAGAGTCCAGTTCCCAGCTCATTCTGAGAGATAACTGATTTTCCACTGCCATCTCTTGTCTTGAAGAAAATTGTCACTTCCCTACAATTTTCTTCTTACTCAGCCAGCTTTCCTAATAtggtggatgataccactctgtcATCTTCCAAGTCAACAtttatgtatcattttatttttaaaaaaattttttatgtgtcattttaaattgaagaatCTAATTGTGAAATAAGACACCTCTCcaaaaaaaatccttgaaaaaaatttttgtccCTTTTCATACCTACAGTCAAAGCCCTAATCCCTCAGTGAACTCCCATAATCAAGAATTGCTTCAATAATGCtagccatttttttctcttatcctCTGACCCTTTCAGAAAGCCAAGTATTTTCATAGATACTTAATTCCTATAACCCAAGCTGTTTACTGTCATTGTCAAAATAACATTAGGTATCTGTAAGATATCCCAACTTATCTTGTCACCCTGTTTGAGCATCCATCTGTCCTATACCCCACCATAAACTAACTCTTCCATAGCTGTTTGTTGAAACATCCTGTTGATCCCATATCTTTTCTCTATAAAGTCTCCCTCTTTCAAAACGTGATTAGTCCTTTCTGTCCAGCTCAGCTTCAACTATtgacttctattaaaaaaaaaaacaaaaactatatttTTTTGCTTGCAATAACATTATTCTAAACATATAGAATAAccttattctaaaaaaaaaattttttttttgcttgccaTAACATTATTCTCTTAGTCACCAAGTTCAAAACCTTAAAGTCACCCTAAAGCCTACTCTGTTATTTAGCGTAATACTTGGCAcatactgctaagtcacttcagtcgtgtccaactctgtgtgaccccatccctgggattctccaggcaagaacactggagtgggttgccatttccttctccaatgcataatagtgaaaagtgaaagtgaagtcgctcagtcatgtctgactcttcgtgaccccatggactgcagtctaccaggctcctccgtccatgggattttccaggcaagagtactggagtggggtgccattgccttctccaagttggCACATAACAGATACTTAAATTGAGTGAAATGGGTGTCGAATCGTAGACATCCATGTCTTTCTCAATGTGATTTACTTTAGAGTACAAGCTCCTAGAAAATAAGGACCACACCTCCTGTCTACTTTGTTCTGCTGGCATCCAAGATGGTCCCCAATGATCCTCACCTACCTGACATGCATACCCTGTGTTGTCCCCTCTCACACAGAATAGGATATCAGAGAAATGACAGAATGTGACTTCTAAGGCTAGTCATAAAAGACCTTGTGGCTTCTACTTCTTAAAAATCACTTGGTCTGGCAAAGCCAGCTGCTGTGTCAAAAGGGCACTCAAAACAGTAGTGTGAGGAGGGCAAGGCAGTGACACCTCCAGCACAAACTCACCAGCCATGTGAGTGAGCCATCCTACAGTTAGATTTTCCAGCCCTACTCAAGTCTTCAGATGACTATAGCCTAGTCAACAAAATGATTGCAACCTCATGAAACCCAAGCCAGACTACCTAGCTGATACACTGTTTCCCAATTCCTGATTCATAGAAACCATGGGAGATGGtgcttctgttgctgttgttttaagccattaagtttaAGGGCCACTTTTCATGCCGCAATAGATAACCAGTACAGCCTTGAATGGTTGGTTGCtaatttatttgattaaaataCACCAAAttttgcacttccctggtggcacagtggataagaatctgcctgccaatgcaggggacacaggttcgatccctggtttgggaagattccatatgccgtgggaacaactaagcccatgagccacaactactgagtctgtgtgctgcaactactgaagcccatgcacctggagcctgtgctccgcaacaagagaagccgcagtGGTGAAAAGTCTGTGTATTGCAAAAAAGAGtagccctgcttgctgcaactacagaaaacccGTACAAagctaataaataaacaaaaagatgcATCCAGATTCTCCCCAAGAGCTATTAGATTATTAAAAGACTAGAGCAAATTCTCTAACTTCCTTTAAGAAGAATATTTAAATGATAGTTAAGCCATTTGATATGTATCTGCCTTTCAAGTTCATTCTAGAACTTGAAGTGCCTCCTTCCTATTATTTTCAAAGTGCCTAAAAAAACGGATAGTTGTGGAATATATAAGAACAAAGATTTGTTATATAGTTATGCGTAGTTGGTATAAATTTCTAGATGATGAATGTAccttcaaatatttattctttaaaatacaataaatcaAGCCATGAGTATTCATCATTAGGGTCTTATTTACTAGTGTTTCAAATATGTCTTTGAGCAATAAGCCTTGTTTTTGGTGGACAAACACATTTATTTTGACTGTGTCCCAAATTCCCTAGGACAACAGAAAGAGGTTGGTGTGGTGAGCAATAGGCTTTTAAACCATCAAGTGGTTATTTGTCCATCGCTGCAAACATGTGCCTGCTACAGGTGCAAGAAACACCCAAAGTCTCTAGCATTGGATGACTAGCAACTGGAGAAGGCTAACTGGATGTTTATTAAGAACTAGACTTAAGATTAACAACTGTGGTCTTAGAGTCCCTCCCTCACATATAAAGCCAGCTTCTTCCAGTAGTAAGCATCTTGGGGAAGGTTACTGGATCTCCCCAAAGCTCAGGAGATCCTGTGGGGATCTAGAACTGCTACAATCATATCTTCTGCTCTTACAAAAAAGTTTTAATGGTGGGAAGAGAAGTGGCTGCTGAATTCCTTGGGGTTGAAATCATGTCAAATTGCTTGACAAACTCCTCACAATATTTTCCAATGCAAATCAGATAAACATTTCTCATATGTCTCCAGTGCCCCCAGCTATATGAGAAttcaactaaattttaaaatctatctttggtactttttttttttttttttttttatctttggtaCTTTTTATGGAGAGCTCTCAATTTTCACATATTTAACCTATCACACATAGTTATTATTATGAAGTAAAAAGAACATCCTGGCAACAATGTGTCATAAAGCCAATAATGAATCATCTATTTTCAGAGAAATAAGTGAACtaacctatgttttcttctccttccttcttttctgtcaGAAGAGTCCTTGTCATGCTGAGCTTCTTCATTGTGTGGCATTTATATTTTAGCACTGTTTTATTACTGCCTTCTGCATccactaaaatataaaatgaacactaTTACACTGCTTGATGCCATCAAATAATCATGTTAAGCCTCAATGGTTCCAGTTTAGAGAAAACTACTTTCTGTCAAGATAGTGCAGTTAAGTTCAAAATTTAACTCATTCCTCCTGCTCCAGCCACAGAGAAGTAACAGACTAAATACCTCCTGCTCCAGCCACAGAGAAGTAACAGATTAAATACGTAAGAACTGAAGATACAAGTGaacacaaagacaacacacatCTACAGGGGACAGAAACCCAAAGTTAAGAGTAAAGCTACAGGCCTATTAGGTGCCAGCCCTGAAGTGGGAAAGAGGGGCTGAGAATTTGGTTTTACTGGGTAATGAGGTCTAAAATTCTGTTGCTCAAAATGAAGGAccaaagtcagacactacttgaAGCCAGACTGGAGTGAGAACATCCCCAATCAGGAGagaaagctgagaaaaaaaaattgctgtccACCTGCTGCTTGGGGTCACAGCTTTATAAAaactgtgtgtgtaggggggaaTGACGGATGAGGCTCTGTGCTAAGGATGTGAAGCACATTGAAAGCTTGCAGAGCCTGCCACTGTGTGGCTGACTGATGCTACACTTCAGAGAGCAACACAGCGGTATCTGTTAAGCTGAACCATGTGAAACTGGCGATATTTAGCCCAAATTGTTGACTTCATTATGGTTGAATCTAGTACACACACTCATCAATCTAACAGTTCTGTTTCTAAGTGTATATCCAAGAGACATTTTTATATATAGGCACAAGACATTTTTGTGGTAAATAAATAGGCATAATTAAGAAAACAGGCTCTGGGGCAGACCATCTTGGTTCCAATCCTAGCTCTGCTTCTATCCTGGCTCTGCTTCTAGGCCTACGACCTTGAGAATGTTTttatctctctgtgcttcagtttcttcaaatataaaatgaagataacaatGCCATCTACCTCACAGAATTGTGGTGAGGATTCAGTACGTTGATACATGgaacacttagaacagtgcctggcatacagaaagcactcaataaattttagtagttattaataaaaatggGAGCAACCAACATGTCCATCAATTGGAGAAAAAACTGTGGTACAGTCACAATAGCAACAGgaaaatcagttatatatatataaaagcatgtAAAAAATCTCCAAACATATCTCTAattgaaaaaaagatacagaatgaTACATTTATCATATGCTACAATTTATATTAAGTGTGAAACAGTATCCAGAAAGTGCTATTTATTGTCTGctgatacatacatatgtaatataaaatCAGGTgtaagaaagataaacaccaaattCAAGAGAGTGATCACCTCTGAAGACAAGTGATTACCTCTGAAGACAGAAGGGAGTAATTCTGGAGAGGGATATACAAGTGGCTTCAAATGCATCTGGAATGTTTTTTAACTGCCTAGCCAAAAGGGAGGATTTGACACAGGTAGACAGTGGGTTACATGAGATGTTTAACTTTAATATCCATCATACACAAgtatgtttgaaatatttcataacaaAAAGAGTTGAGTCAGCATAGCAATCACTTACCATATTcaacattttcttcaaatataacaCAGGTCCCAACAGTGTCTGCAGAAAAACATTAAGGCAACTTGTTGAAATAGCTACTTTCTCCAAAAGGCATATAAAAAAGGGAATTTCATCTCTCTGACATCCTCCTACCTTCATACTCTCCAGCAAAGACATAGCTGTCCACTTGCAGAATGGGCCTTTCGGTATCAATTCCCTA
It encodes:
- the GTF3C6 gene encoding general transcription factor 3C polypeptide 6 is translated as MAAAAKEPSWVDWDEEEEEEEEETEQLVMVELSGILDSDLLSKCENKCKILGIDTERPILQVDSYVFAGEYEDTVGTCVIFEENVEYVDAEGSNKTVLKYKCHTMKKLSMTRTLLTEKKEGEENIGGVEWLQIKENDFSYRPNMICNFLHQHEEEEAVAPDPDKSLELDEHEIQMKDNSNLGYEQEKPPNLEIEDSGPLIDIPSFETEGSVFMDTQETALEITPR